TGCTCACATTATAAAATGCTGCAGGCACATCCAGTATTTTGCTGTTGATGTAATAGTTCCAGATAACCCCTGTGAGTATATTTTTCTTCGCCAGTTTCTGGGCTGCTGTGAGAGTACGCAATGAACTGTTCATACCTGCAAAAGTGATGGACTTACCTACCACTTTATAATCGAAGTACAGGAATTCCATACCCGGAGGCCATCCGGTACCACCTCTGCGTTGTTTGATGGTATCCGCCATCATTACCCTGTAAGGGATGCCCTGGCTTTTCTTAAATGATTCCGGCAGGAATTTCAGCCATATATCATCCAGGAAGCTGAGCATATCACCCACATAAGCAGGATTGCCCAGTACCACAGAATCTATCTTTGAAGCGCCTGTGCTGGTAGCCTGTGTCCATTCAAAATCCTTCTGTGTAAATACATACAGGAAATAGGACCCGTAGTTATCGTAGAGTTGCTGAATTTTAGCATTTGCTTCTGCGGAGGCATTCCCCTGCGGCAAAACATAATCCACTTCTATGGGTATAGGTGCACCGATCTCTGCATCCTTTTTGCAGGAGAACAGGAACAGGCAACCGATGATAAATATCTTTTTCATGTTAGTGTTGAATTAATAGTTAAACATTACTGCCCTATTCTGTCTGGCATACTGCCGGATGGGTTCTGCTTCAAAGCAGGGTTCCTCAGCAACAGGCTGGTGGGGAAAGGCAATACATACATCGGATCTTTTGCAGCCAGTGTGTAATGCACGATAGGTTCTGTCAGCTCATGCTGATAACGGTGCGTGATGGAAGGCATTCCATAACGGCGCAGATCGAACCAGCGGAAACCTTCGTGACAGAATTCCTTGCGGCGTTCAGTCCTTACGGCCTGCAGCAGATCAGCTTTGCTGATGATGCTGGTATCTCTGTAACCAACAATACGCGTACGGCGCAGATCGTTCAGGTCCTTCATGGCTTCCGGCAGCTTATCCAATTGCACATTGGCTTCTGCCCTGTTTAAAACAGCTTCTCCTGTACGGACCGATTGTACCAGGTCTATGGAACTCAGGATCATTTTAGTAAGGAGCGGGTTAAAACTCTGCGGTTGAATAAGGAAACCATACTTCCAGCGCACATCTGTTGTATCGAAAGTAGCACGAAAATCAGCTGCGGGTGTATAGGTGCTCTGATTAGCCTGTGGGCTGCCGCCAAACATCCATTCCACTTCAGGGTTTGTATAAGAGAGCCAGTAACTGGCGGGAGCTTTTGTGAGATCGTTCAGCATGCCTCCCTGCTCAAAAACCTTATCCGCTTCTGCTTTACACTCTGCCCATTTCTCCATATGGAGGTATACTCTTGATAACAGGATATGAATAGCAGGCTGGTTGATATGGAAATCCCTGCGAACGATAGGCAGCGGGTCCATTAAACGGGAAGCTTCTTTCAGATCGTTCACGATCGTTTCATATACCTGCGCAACTGTGGCTCTTGGCATATTCTCTGCTACAAGACCGGAAGTTAATTTTAATGGTACACTCAGTCCCGCAGGGTTGCTGTTATAAGGCTCTCCGTATAGGTTCACCAAACGGAAATAATAAAAAGCCCGTATGGCCAGCGCTTCTGCCCTTACCCTGTCTTTTTCCGGCTGGCTGCCGATCGCATTATTGATATTGTCCAATACCGCATTACATCCTTTTATCCATTCATAATGGCGGTAGTATGCTGTGGAAGCAGGATCTTCACTGATAAGGTCTCCCAGTCCGTTCCTGTCCCCCAGCCTGGGTTGCCAGGTATAAAAGAGGAAATTGGTTTTAGCGGCGGAACTACCTACAGGTGAACCATTGCCATTTCCATATTCAATGAAAAAATCCACATCATCGTCCATGTAATAGAGAAAATTGATGGGTTCCACAGCAGGCATATAACCGGATCCCATCAGCAATTCCCTGAAGTCCACCGTGGTTTTCGGGATCACCTCACTCTGGGATTTTTCTTCCAGGAGTTTGGAGCAGCTGCTTAAAGCAAGCAGGCCGGCGATGAAGGAGAGATAGAATATTTTATATTTCATACGCTATTATTAAAAGGTCATATTAAAAGATAAGTTTGCCATTCTGCGGGCAGGCCATCCGGCTGTTTCCGGATCATATCCTCTCCATGCATCATCAAACACCACCAGGAATGGATTGGTCATACTGAGCGATGTACTCAAGCGTTTTATACGCATTGGTTTCAGCAGCTTCTGCGTAAACTCATAGTTCATTCCTATGGAACGGCAGCGGATAAAATCAGCACTGGCTGTCATGATATCAGATTGATTGTACAATTGATAAGGCGTAACAAATACTGAATTCAACAGCGGCAGGCTGAATTCAAACCTGCGGGGATTGCCGGGAGGGATGGAAGGAATATTGGTATGTTGTTCATCACCGGGTTGCTTCCAGCGATCCTTCAGTGCCCGGGGAACATTTTGTTCCGGCGTAGGTGCACCATTATTATTGTAGTAAAGCGGCAGACGTTTGGTTGCTCCGAAAGCCATGGCAAACTGCGCGCTCAGTGAAATGTTCTTATACCTGAGCATGGTATTAAAACCACCTGAGAAATCGGGCTCCAGTTTACCGCTCTTCACCAGGTAATCCAGGTCGTTCTGTGTTGGTTTAATGTCCATGTATCTGAAAGTAGGACGTCCGTTCGTGCGGTCAAGACCTGCAAATGCATAGGAGTAGAATGTGGAATAAGATTCTCCGTTCACAATAGCCGATCCATTGAGATAGTCTTCTCTCGTATTCACTCTTTCATTTTGCTTCAGTATATTCCTGGCAAGACCTGTATTAACAGAGAACTGCCAGCTGAAATCTTTTGTGCGTACAGGTATCAGGCTGATGATCAGATCGTACCCGGTATTTTCCATCAGGGAACCGAAAACGATCGCTGAGTTCATACCATTCTCCACAGGCACCTGCCGGGATGCAAGAATGTTACTGCTCTTTTTGTACCAGTTAGCCGCTGCATTAAAGCGGCCATTCCACAGAGAGAAATCAAGTCCCAGGTTCCAGGTTTTTGTTTTTTCCCAACCCAGATCAGGATAAGGCAGTGATTTGATGTTCAGGGTATATTGTCTGAATATCTGGCTAAGCCCGCCATCTGTA
This DNA window, taken from Chitinophaga niabensis, encodes the following:
- a CDS encoding RagB/SusD family nutrient uptake outer membrane protein, translated to MKYKIFYLSFIAGLLALSSCSKLLEEKSQSEVIPKTTVDFRELLMGSGYMPAVEPINFLYYMDDDVDFFIEYGNGNGSPVGSSAAKTNFLFYTWQPRLGDRNGLGDLISEDPASTAYYRHYEWIKGCNAVLDNINNAIGSQPEKDRVRAEALAIRAFYYFRLVNLYGEPYNSNPAGLSVPLKLTSGLVAENMPRATVAQVYETIVNDLKEASRLMDPLPIVRRDFHINQPAIHILLSRVYLHMEKWAECKAEADKVFEQGGMLNDLTKAPASYWLSYTNPEVEWMFGGSPQANQSTYTPAADFRATFDTTDVRWKYGFLIQPQSFNPLLTKMILSSIDLVQSVRTGEAVLNRAEANVQLDKLPEAMKDLNDLRRTRIVGYRDTSIISKADLLQAVRTERRKEFCHEGFRWFDLRRYGMPSITHRYQHELTEPIVHYTLAAKDPMYVLPFPTSLLLRNPALKQNPSGSMPDRIGQ